The Equus quagga isolate Etosha38 chromosome 12, UCLA_HA_Equagga_1.0, whole genome shotgun sequence genome includes a region encoding these proteins:
- the ENTPD6 gene encoding ectonucleoside triphosphate diphosphohydrolase 6 isoform X3 → MNGTDEGVSAWITINFLTGSLETPGRSSVGMLDLGGGSTQITFLPRVEGTLHTSPPGHLTSLQMFNRTYKLYSYSYLGLGLMSARLAILGGVEGTPAADGKELVSPCLSPSFKGEWEHAEITYRISGQKAAVNLHELCASRVSEILRNQVHRVAEVKDVDFYAFSYYYDLAANVGLIDAEKGGSLIVGDFEIAAKYVCRTVETQPQSSPFLCMDLTYVSLLLREFGFPGNKVLKLTRKIDNVETSWALGATFHYIDSLNSRKSRAS, encoded by the exons ATGAACGGAACAGACGAAG GTGTTTCAGCCTGGATTACCATCAACTTCCTGACAG GCAGTTTGGAGACCCCGGGAAGGAGCAGTGTGGGCATGCTGGATCTGGGCGGAGGGTCCACTCAGATCACCTTCCTTCCCAGAGTCGAG GGCACCCTTCATACCTCCCCCCCTGGCCACCTGACCTCGCTCCAGATGTTTAACAGGACCTACAAGCTCTATTCCTACAG CTACCTGGGGCTCGGATTGATGTCTGCACGGCTGGCGATTCTGGGCGGCGTGGAGGGGACGCCTG CTGCGGATGGAAAGGAGTTGGTCAGCCCTTGCCTGTCTCCCAGTTTCAAAGGAGAGTGGGAACATGCTGAAATAACATACAGAATCTCAGGACAGAAGGCAG CAGTGAACCTCCACGAGCTGTGCGCCAGCAGAGTGTCGGAAATCCTTCGGAATCAAGTGCACAGAGTGGCAGAAGTGAAGGACGTGGATTTCTATGCTTTTTCCTACTATTATGACCTTGCAGCAAATGTTGGCCTCATAG ATGCTGAGAAGGGAGGCAGCCTCATCGTTGGAGACTTTGAGATAGCAGCCAAGTATG TGTGCCGCACGGTGGAGACCCAGCCACAGAGCAGCCCCTTCCTGTGCATGGACCTCACCTACGTCAGCTTGCTGCTCCGAGAATTCGGCTTCCCGGGAAACAAGGTCCTGAAG CTGACTCGGAAAATCGACAATGTTGAGACCAGCTGGGCGCTGGGGGCCACTTTTCATTACATCGACTCCCTGAACAGCCGGAAGAGTCGGGCCTCCTAG
- the ENTPD6 gene encoding ectonucleoside triphosphate diphosphohydrolase 6 isoform X1, whose product MRKIPSNGNLKMTKVAYPLGLLVSLFIYVAYIKWHWASATQAFFSITEVATGARRGQQARTALGTAARGHEVFYGIMFDAGSTGTRVHVFQFTRQPRGTPTLTHETFKALKPGLSAYADDVEKSTPGIQELLDVAKQDIPFDFWKATPLVLKATAGLRLLPGEKAQKLLEKVKEVFKASPFLVGDDCVSIMNGTDEGVSAWITINFLTGSLETPGRSSVGMLDLGGGSTQITFLPRVEGTLHTSPPGHLTSLQMFNRTYKLYSYSYLGLGLMSARLAILGGVEGTPAADGKELVSPCLSPSFKGEWEHAEITYRISGQKAAVNLHELCASRVSEILRNQVHRVAEVKDVDFYAFSYYYDLAANVGLIDAEKGGSLIVGDFEIAAKYVCRTVETQPQSSPFLCMDLTYVSLLLREFGFPGNKVLKLTRKIDNVETSWALGATFHYIDSLNSRKSRAS is encoded by the exons atgagaaaaataccaAGTAATGGCAACCTGAAGATGACGAAGGTGGCGTACCCCCTGGGACTGCTTGTGAGCCTGTTCATCTATGTTGCCTACATCAAGTGGCACTGGGCCTCCGCCACTCAGGCCTTCTTCAGCATCACCGAGGTGGCCACGGGGGCCCGGAGGGGCCAGCAGGCCCGCACTGCCCTGGGAACGGCTGCACGTGGTCACGAGGTCTTCTACGGCATCATGTTTGACGCAGGAAGCACTGGCACCCGAGTGCACGTCTTCCAGTTCACCAGGCAGCCCAGAG GAACTCCCACCTTGACCCATGAAACCTTCAAAGCACTGAAGCCGGGTCTTTCTGCTTATGCTGATGATGTTGAAAAG AGCACTCCGGGGATTCAGGAATTGCTGGATGTTGCTAAACAAGACATTCCTTTTGACTTCTGGAAGGCCACACCATTGGTCCTCAAGGCCACAGCTGGTTTACGCCTGTTACCAGGAGAAAAGGCTCAGAAGTTATTGGAAAAG GTGAAAGAGGTGTTTAAGGCGTCGCCTTTCCTTGTGGGGGATGACTGTGTGTCCATCATGAACGGAACAGACGAAG GTGTTTCAGCCTGGATTACCATCAACTTCCTGACAG GCAGTTTGGAGACCCCGGGAAGGAGCAGTGTGGGCATGCTGGATCTGGGCGGAGGGTCCACTCAGATCACCTTCCTTCCCAGAGTCGAG GGCACCCTTCATACCTCCCCCCCTGGCCACCTGACCTCGCTCCAGATGTTTAACAGGACCTACAAGCTCTATTCCTACAG CTACCTGGGGCTCGGATTGATGTCTGCACGGCTGGCGATTCTGGGCGGCGTGGAGGGGACGCCTG CTGCGGATGGAAAGGAGTTGGTCAGCCCTTGCCTGTCTCCCAGTTTCAAAGGAGAGTGGGAACATGCTGAAATAACATACAGAATCTCAGGACAGAAGGCAG CAGTGAACCTCCACGAGCTGTGCGCCAGCAGAGTGTCGGAAATCCTTCGGAATCAAGTGCACAGAGTGGCAGAAGTGAAGGACGTGGATTTCTATGCTTTTTCCTACTATTATGACCTTGCAGCAAATGTTGGCCTCATAG ATGCTGAGAAGGGAGGCAGCCTCATCGTTGGAGACTTTGAGATAGCAGCCAAGTATG TGTGCCGCACGGTGGAGACCCAGCCACAGAGCAGCCCCTTCCTGTGCATGGACCTCACCTACGTCAGCTTGCTGCTCCGAGAATTCGGCTTCCCGGGAAACAAGGTCCTGAAG CTGACTCGGAAAATCGACAATGTTGAGACCAGCTGGGCGCTGGGGGCCACTTTTCATTACATCGACTCCCTGAACAGCCGGAAGAGTCGGGCCTCCTAG
- the ENTPD6 gene encoding ectonucleoside triphosphate diphosphohydrolase 6 isoform X2, with translation MRKIPSNGNLKMTKVAYPLGLLVSLFIYVAYIKWHWASATQAFFSITEVATGARRGQQARTALGTAARGHEVFYGIMFDAGSTGTRVHVFQFTRQPRGTPTLTHETFKALKPGLSAYADDVEKSTPGIQELLDVAKQDIPFDFWKATPLVLKATAGLRLLPGEKAQKLLEKVKEVFKASPFLVGDDCVSIMNGTDEGVSAWITINFLTGSLETPGRSSVGMLDLGGGSTQITFLPRVEGTLHTSPPGHLTSLQMFNRTYKLYSYSYLGLGLMSARLAILGGVEGTPAADGKELVSPCLSPSFKGEWEHAEITYRISGQKAVNLHELCASRVSEILRNQVHRVAEVKDVDFYAFSYYYDLAANVGLIDAEKGGSLIVGDFEIAAKYVCRTVETQPQSSPFLCMDLTYVSLLLREFGFPGNKVLKLTRKIDNVETSWALGATFHYIDSLNSRKSRAS, from the exons atgagaaaaataccaAGTAATGGCAACCTGAAGATGACGAAGGTGGCGTACCCCCTGGGACTGCTTGTGAGCCTGTTCATCTATGTTGCCTACATCAAGTGGCACTGGGCCTCCGCCACTCAGGCCTTCTTCAGCATCACCGAGGTGGCCACGGGGGCCCGGAGGGGCCAGCAGGCCCGCACTGCCCTGGGAACGGCTGCACGTGGTCACGAGGTCTTCTACGGCATCATGTTTGACGCAGGAAGCACTGGCACCCGAGTGCACGTCTTCCAGTTCACCAGGCAGCCCAGAG GAACTCCCACCTTGACCCATGAAACCTTCAAAGCACTGAAGCCGGGTCTTTCTGCTTATGCTGATGATGTTGAAAAG AGCACTCCGGGGATTCAGGAATTGCTGGATGTTGCTAAACAAGACATTCCTTTTGACTTCTGGAAGGCCACACCATTGGTCCTCAAGGCCACAGCTGGTTTACGCCTGTTACCAGGAGAAAAGGCTCAGAAGTTATTGGAAAAG GTGAAAGAGGTGTTTAAGGCGTCGCCTTTCCTTGTGGGGGATGACTGTGTGTCCATCATGAACGGAACAGACGAAG GTGTTTCAGCCTGGATTACCATCAACTTCCTGACAG GCAGTTTGGAGACCCCGGGAAGGAGCAGTGTGGGCATGCTGGATCTGGGCGGAGGGTCCACTCAGATCACCTTCCTTCCCAGAGTCGAG GGCACCCTTCATACCTCCCCCCCTGGCCACCTGACCTCGCTCCAGATGTTTAACAGGACCTACAAGCTCTATTCCTACAG CTACCTGGGGCTCGGATTGATGTCTGCACGGCTGGCGATTCTGGGCGGCGTGGAGGGGACGCCTG CTGCGGATGGAAAGGAGTTGGTCAGCCCTTGCCTGTCTCCCAGTTTCAAAGGAGAGTGGGAACATGCTGAAATAACATACAGAATCTCAGGACAGAAGGCAG TGAACCTCCACGAGCTGTGCGCCAGCAGAGTGTCGGAAATCCTTCGGAATCAAGTGCACAGAGTGGCAGAAGTGAAGGACGTGGATTTCTATGCTTTTTCCTACTATTATGACCTTGCAGCAAATGTTGGCCTCATAG ATGCTGAGAAGGGAGGCAGCCTCATCGTTGGAGACTTTGAGATAGCAGCCAAGTATG TGTGCCGCACGGTGGAGACCCAGCCACAGAGCAGCCCCTTCCTGTGCATGGACCTCACCTACGTCAGCTTGCTGCTCCGAGAATTCGGCTTCCCGGGAAACAAGGTCCTGAAG CTGACTCGGAAAATCGACAATGTTGAGACCAGCTGGGCGCTGGGGGCCACTTTTCATTACATCGACTCCCTGAACAGCCGGAAGAGTCGGGCCTCCTAG